A region of Sugiyamaella lignohabitans strain CBS 10342 chromosome A, complete sequence DNA encodes the following proteins:
- the CDS1 gene encoding phosphatidate cytidylyltransferase (Phosphatidate cytidylyltransferase (CDP-diglyceride synthetase); an enzyme that catalyzes that conversion of CTP + phosphate into diphosphate + CDP-diaclglyerol, a critical step in the synthesis of all major yeast phospholipids; GO_component: GO:0070319 - Golgi to plasma membrane transport vesicle [Evidence IDA] [PMID 2163397]; GO_component: GO:0005783 - endoplasmic reticulum [Evidence IEA]; GO_component: GO:0005783 - endoplasmic reticulum [Evidence IDA] [PMID 23623749]; GO_component: GO:0005783 - endoplasmic reticulum [Evidence IDA] [PMID 8557688]; GO_component: GO:0005789 - endoplasmic reticulum membrane [Evidence IEA]; GO_component: GO:0016021 - integral component of membrane [Evidence IEA]; GO_component: GO:0016021 - integral component of membrane [Evidence ISM] [PMID 12192589]; GO_component: GO:0016020 - membrane [Evidence IEA,IEA]; GO_component: GO:0031966 - mitochondrial membrane [Evidence IEA]; GO_component: GO:0005739 - mitochondrion [Evidence IEA]; GO_function: GO:0016779 - nucleotidyltransferase activity [Evidence IEA]; GO_function: GO:0004605 - phosphatidate cytidylyltransferase activity [Evidence IEA,IEA]; GO_function: GO:0004605 - phosphatidate cytidylyltransferase activity [Evidence IDA] [PMID 8557688]; GO_function: GO:0016740 - transferase activity [Evidence IEA]; GO_function: GO:0016772 - transferase activity, transferring phosphorus-containing groups [Evidence IEA]; GO_process: GO:0016024 - CDP-diacylglycerol biosynthetic process [Evidence IEA]; GO_process: GO:0016024 - CDP-diacylglycerol biosynthetic process [Evidence IMP] [PMID 2832385]; GO_process: GO:0006629 - lipid metabolic process [Evidence IEA]; GO_process: GO:0046488 - phosphatidylinositol metabolic process [Evidence IMP] [PMID 2832385]; GO_process: GO:0046488 - phosphatidylinositol metabolic process [Evidence IMP] [PMID 8557688]; GO_process: GO:0006658 - phosphatidylserine metabolic process [Evidence IMP] [PMID 2832385]; GO_process: GO:0008654 - phospholipid biosynthetic process [Evidence IEA]), whose product MARKEKTGSRESPAQVQASSPKTTAPRTVSNIKEPSEREKKKQNFIVRTVWTLVMIVFFVAILGAGHIWVIALVGLIQILTFKEVINLSSEPAREKRLPWGRKLNWYFLATTIYFLEGENLIYYFKNVVLVDSLLLPLAIHHRFLSYCLYIIGFVYFVYSLEKGHYKFQFTQFCITHMTLFLVVIQAHFIVNNIFAGLFWFMVPAALVICNDIFAYLCGITFGRTPLIAISPKKTVEGFVGAWICTIVFGVILSHVLIQYSYIICPMEDLGQSVFNHPQCTPDPVFLAQIYRVPPFLQTIINKETIELAPIHIHVMFLATFASLIAPFGGFFASGLKRTFQVKDFGDTIPGHGGITDRMDCQFLMGFFSYLYYESFVSNHHLSVTSILQLAITSLSTEEQIQLVVALEKYLHSRGVADSRILESLAT is encoded by the coding sequence ATGGctagaaaagaaaagactGGCTCGAGAGAGTCACCAGCTCAAGTtcaagcttcttctcccAAGACTACAGCACCCAGGACCGTGAGCAACATAAAAGAACCttcagaaagagaaaagaagaaacagaactTCATTGTCCGAACAGTATGGACTCTTGTTATGATTGTATTCTTTGTTGCTATTCTTGGAGCTGGTCACATATGGGTCATTGCTCTGGTGGGATTAATACAAATCCTTACATTTAAGGAAGTTATCAACCTTTCTAGTGAACCAgcaagagaaaaaagattGCCTTGGGGAAGAAAGTTGAACTGGTACTTCCTGGCTACAACCATCTACTTTTTGGAGGGAGAGAatttgatttattatttcaagaATGTCGTTTTGGTCGATTCTCTGCTACTTCCATTAGCCATTCACCACCGATTCTTGTCCTACTGTCTGTACATCATTGGATTTGTGTACTTTGTGTACTCATTAGAAAAGGGTCACTACAAGTTCCAATTCACACAATTCTGCATCACCCACATGACATTGTTCTTAGTTGTCATTCAAGCCCATTTCATTgtcaataatattttcGCTGGATTGTTCTGGTTCATGGTGCCAGCAGCTTTAGTCATTTGTAACGATATCTTTGCTTATTTGTGTGGAATCACTTTTGGAAGAACTCCTCTGATTGCCATTTCTCCTAAGAAGACCGTTGAGGGTTTTGTAGGCGCCTGGATCTGTACCATTGTTTTTGGAGTCATTCTCAGCCACGTCCTTATCCAATACAGCTACATTATCTGTCCCATGGAGGATCTTGGCCAGAGTGTTTTCAACCATCCTCAATGTACTCCCGACCCAGTATTCCTTGCACAGATTTACCGTGTGCCACCATTCCTACAgaccatcatcaacaaagaGACGATTGAGCTTGCTCCTATTCACATTCACGTCATGTTCCTTGCCACGTTTGCTTCGCTTATCGCTCCTTTTGGCGGTTTCTTTGCATCGGGTCTGAAACGAACCTTCCAAGTCAAGGACTTTGGTGATACCATTCCCGGCCACGGAGGTATTACCGACCGTATGGATTGTCAGTTCCTGATGGGATTCTTCTCGTACCTATACTACGAGTCATTTGTATCCAACCACCATCTGAGTGTGACGTCGATTTTACAGCTGGCCATCACCAGTCTGAGCACCGAGGAGCAAATCCAGCTCGTGGTCGCTCTTGAGAAGTATCTTCACAGCCGAGGCGTCGCTGACAGCCGGATTCTCGAGAGTCTTGCTACAtag
- the POF1 gene encoding Pof1p (Nicotinamide mononucleotide-specific adenylyltransferase (NMNAT); catalyzes the conversion of nicotinamide mononucleotide (NMN) to nicotinamide adenine dinucleotide (NAD+); role in the nicotinamide riboside (NR) salvage pathway of NAD+ biosynthesis; involved in NR and NAD+ homeostasis; ATPase involved in protein quality control and filamentation pathways; interacts physically with Kss1p and suppresses the filamentation defect of a kss1 deletion; GO_component: GO:0005737 - cytoplasm [Evidence IDA] [PMID 24759102]; GO_component: GO:0005634 - nucleus [Evidence IDA] [PMID 24759102]; GO_function: GO:0016887 - ATPase activity [Evidence IDA] [PMID 22204397]; GO_function: GO:0000309 - nicotinamide-nucleotide adenylyltransferase activity [Evidence IDA,IGI] [PMID 24759102]; GO_process: GO:0030433 - ER-associated ubiquitin-dependent protein catabolic process [Evidence IMP,IPI] [PMID 22204397]; GO_process: GO:0034356 - NAD biosynthesis via nicotinamide riboside salvage pathway [Evidence IGI] [PMID 24759102]; GO_process: GO:0001403 - invasive growth in response to glucose limitation [Evidence IGI] [PMID 21460040]; GO_process: GO:0007124 - pseudohyphal growth [Evidence IGI] [PMID 21460040]), whose product MTALTTLESVIKEFVSSNSSFKLLDPIPYHGIRGSDDIAPASKIISKGPLCILDSSFNPPHKAHHIIAESALKFYGSQSPSLLLLLATNNADKKGQSIQQFAHRVKMMQLMAEHMMASNKDSPPVYVGLTNEAKFVHKLDAVKDVLQTPSSAQSTSLSSSSPASPSSPSVVFLVGFDTLVRILDSKYYDPNLPLEESLAPLMTRAAFFCLTRQPDPISVPQTNAFSTLDSTESRGVFHGQGDGTALRARGGAGGSGGRGRAAARRGARGGVDGNRGRHRLGLADIRVSLDITVRVSLVPGRTVELGRRRLNVNTTLDQSQRGQLGRAEVTSEVNGTTNRLDLGESENRTQLGVVGNLESSANSAQLRERDVGKLVIRNNSQRTTDLSELGEGKSVDGVVNETSRSIDNSDVGHRDRRNVSESDVVGPLKTGERGGNLLSIERDVQRLSNSLKVDIDLVEISVVVDIKSVNIVNIDTLKRSQGSVGNGDALGLVNNVVELDATKTSQVQPVDSTNRGQLRHCQSTQSRENLQIKSSTNGLKRRSIDRAQVGGIVGNQVTGDLLNTVDVGRRQSRVKSQSTVKSLTTGNAVQIGLLLSSQITGTGRVGGSWNLLVAGFTGAGGAASGGWGSAPDPVARFARCWDRLVWVVDLVVWFSGGSWMIRWLFSWVTYQDLTLSRSHSLKISWSDGLMVW is encoded by the exons ATGACAGCATTGACAACTCTGGAATCAGTCATTAAAGAGTTTGTTAGCTCTAATTCCTCATTTAAACTGCTGGATCCAATCCCGTACCATGGCATTCGTGGCTCTGATGATatagctcctgcttccAAGATCATATCCAAGGGTCCTTTGTGCATTCTGGACTCGTCTTTCAATCCTCCTCACAAAGCTCATCACATTATAGCTGAAAGTGCCTTGAAGTTCTACGGCTCGCAGTCGCCATCATTGCTACTTCTGTTGGCGACTAACAATGCTGACAAAAAGGGTCAGTCCATCCAACAGTTTGCCCACAGAGTCAAAATGATGCAATTGATGGCTGAGCACATGATGGCCTCCAATAAAGACTCACCTCCTGTCTATGTTGGACTTACCAATGAAGCCAAGTTTGTTCACAAGCTGGATGCTGTCAAAGACGTATTACAAACCCCGTCCTCAGCTCAGTCTACATCCCtctcatcatcttcacctGCATCACCTTCATCACCGTCAGTAGTGTTTCTAGTGGGTTTCGATACCCTGGTTCGCATTCTGGACTCGAAATACTATGATCCCAACCTGCCACTTGAAGAGTCTCTAGCACCACTCATGACGCGAGCAGCATTCTTCTGTCTGACTCGACAACCCGACCCAATCTCAGTCCCACAAACCAACGCCTTCTCAACCCTCGAC AGCACCGAAAGCAGAGGTGTATTCCATGGCCAAGGGGACGGCACCGCCCTTAGAGCTCgaggtggtgctggcggCAGCGGTGGCAGAGGCAGAGCCGCTGCCAGAAGAGGCGCCAGAGGTGGCGTGGATGGCAACAGAGGTCGACACAGACTTGGCCTTGCAGACATAAGAGTCTCCTTGGATATCACCGTCAGAGTGAGCTTGGTTCCAGGACGAACAGTTGAACTtggacgaagaagactcAATGTCAACACCACCCTTGACCAAAGTCAAAGAGGGCAATTGGGCAGAGCTGAAGTTACCAGTGAAGTCAatggcaccaccaacagACTTGACCTTGGGGAATCCGAGAACAGAACCCAATTGGGTGTTGTTGGCAATTTGGAATCCTCCGCCAACAGTGCTCAATTGAGGGAAAGAGACGTTGGAAAGTTGGTCATTAGAAACAATAGCCAAAGAACCACCGATTTGAGTGAGTTGGGGGAAGGCAAGTCCGTTGACGGTGTTGTTAATGaaaccagcagaagcatTGACAACAGTGATGTTGGGCATCGAGATCGACGAAACGTCTCTGAAAGTGATGTTGTTGGCCCATTGAAGACTGGGGAACGAGGCGGAAACCTGTTGAGCATTGAACGAGATGTCCAAAGATTGAGCAACAGTTTGAAGGTTGACATTGACCTCGTTGAGAtatctgttgttgttgatatcaaaagTGTCAACATTGTCAACATTGATACCCTCAAGAGAAGTCAAGGAAGTGTCGGAAATGGTGATGCTCTTGGCTTGGTTAACAACGTTGTTGAACTGGATGCTACCAAGACCAGCCAAGTGCAACCAGTAGATAGCACCAACAGAGGTCAATTGAGGCATTGCCAAAGTACTCAAAGCAGGGAGAATCTCCAAATCAAGAGTTCCACCAATGGATTGAAGAGAAGGAGCATTGATCGAGCCCAAGTTGGTGGCATTGTTGGCAACCAAGTCACCGGTGATCTTTTGAACACCGTTGATGTTGGCCGACGTCAAAGCAGGGTCAAGAGTCAAAGTACCGTCAAAAGTTTGACAACCGGCAATGCCGTCCAAATCGGATTGCTGCTTAGCAGTCAAATCACTGGAACAGGCAGAGTTGGAGGCAGCTGGAATCTGTTAGTGGCTGGGTTTACTGGGGcggggggtgctgcctccggcggctggggctctgccccagaccccgtggctcgcttcgctcgttgctGGGATCGTCTGGTTTGGGTTGTGGATCTGGTTGTGTGGTTCAGTGGTGGTTCATGGATGATTCGCTGGTTGTTCAGTTGGGTAACTTATCAAGATCTCACTCTCTCACGGTCTCACAGTCTCAAAATCTCTTGGTCTGATGGTCTGATGGTCTGGTAG
- the ECM33 gene encoding Ecm33p (GPI-anchored hypothetical protein; possible role in apical bud growth; GPI-anchoring on the plasma membrane crucial to function; phosphorylated in mitochondria; similar to Sps2p; ECM33 has a paralog, PST1, that arose from the whole genome duplication; GO_component: GO:0031225 - anchored component of membrane [Evidence IEA]; GO_component: GO:0005618 - cell wall [Evidence IEA,IEA]; GO_component: GO:0005576 - extracellular region [Evidence IEA]; GO_component: GO:0009277 - fungal-type cell wall [Evidence IDA] [PMID 15781460]; GO_component: GO:0016020 - membrane [Evidence IEA,IEA]; GO_component: GO:0005739 - mitochondrion [Evidence IDA] [PMID 14576278]; GO_component: GO:0005739 - mitochondrion [Evidence IDA] [PMID 16823961]; GO_component: GO:0005886 - plasma membrane [Evidence IEA,IEA]; GO_component: GO:0005886 - plasma membrane [Evidence IDA] [PMID 12583915]; GO_component: GO:0005886 - plasma membrane [Evidence IDA] [PMID 16622836]; GO_function: GO:0003674 - molecular_function [Evidence ND]; GO_process: GO:0031505 - fungal-type cell wall organization [Evidence IMP] [PMID 15583168]) encodes MPQLTSVGAIYWLHLAGLGSIQFNNVVNQAKSITISDTSLTSLEGINVDNVDTFDINNNRYLNEVNVNLQTVAQSLDISFNAQQVSASFPSLQWANNITFRDVSSISMPNITVVNASAGFINNTVNGLAFPQLTQIGGSLAIVSNDQLSNVSFPQLSTVGGGFQIANNTQLGSVLGFPKVKSVGGAIDFTGNFSSAQLPSLTLVKGGVDIESSSSKFNCSSWNQAHSDGDIQGDSYVCKAKSVSTSVAIHATSGASSGSGSASATAAASTTSSSKGGAVPLAMEYTSAFGALAAFVFQFV; translated from the coding sequence ATGCCTCAATTGACCTCTGTTGGTGCTATCTACTGGTTGCACTTGGCTGGTCTTGGTAGCATCCAGTTCAACAACGTTGTTAACCAAGCCAAGAGCATCACCATTTCCGACACTTCCTTGACTTCTCTTGAGGGTATCAATGTTGACAATGTTGACActtttgatatcaacaacaacagataTCTCAACGAGGTCAATGTCAACCTTCAAACTGTTGCTCAATCTTTGGACATCTCGTTCAATGCTCAACAGGTTTCCGCCTCGTTCCCCAGTCTTCAATGGGCCAACAACATCACTTTCAGAGACGTTTCGTCGATCTCGATGCCCAACATCACTGTTGTCAatgcttctgctggtttCATTAACAACACCGTCAACGGACTTGCCTTCCCCCAACTCACTCAAATCGGTGGTTCTTTGGCTATTGTTTCTAATGACCAACTTTCCAACGTCTCTTTCCCTCAATTGAGCACTGTTGGCGGAGGATTCCAAATTGCCAACAACACCCAATTGGGTTCTGTTCTCGGATTCCCCAAGGTCAAGTctgttggtggtgccatTGACTTCACTGGTAACTTCAGCTCTGCCCAATTGCCCTCTTTGACTTTGGTCAAGGGTGGTGTTGACATTgagtcttcttcgtccaAGTTCAACTGTTCGTCCTGGAACCAAGCTCACTCTGACGGTGATATCCAAGGAGACTCTTATGTCTGCAAGGCCAAGTCTGTGTCGACCTCTGTTGCCATCCACGCCACCTCTGGCGCCTCTTCTGGCAGCGGCTCTGCCTCTGCCACCGCTGccgccagcaccacctcGAGCTCTAAGGGCGGTGCCGTCCCCTTGGCCATGGAATACACCTCTGCTTTCGGTGCTCTGGCCGCCTTTGTTTTCCAATTCGTTTAA
- the GLY1 gene encoding threonine aldolase GLY1 (Threonine aldolase; catalyzes the cleavage of L-allo-threonine and L-threonine to glycine; involved in glycine biosynthesis; GO_component: GO:0005829 - cytosol [Evidence IDA] [PMID 12676688]; GO_function: GO:0008732 - L-allo-threonine aldolase activity [Evidence IDA] [PMID 9151955]; GO_function: GO:0003824 - catalytic activity [Evidence IEA]; GO_function: GO:0016829 - lyase activity [Evidence IEA,IEA]; GO_function: GO:0030170 - pyridoxal phosphate binding [Evidence IEA]; GO_function: GO:0004793 - threonine aldolase activity [Evidence IDA] [PMID 9163906]; GO_process: GO:0006520 - cellular amino acid metabolic process [Evidence IEA]; GO_process: GO:0006545 - glycine biosynthetic process [Evidence IEA]; GO_process: GO:0006545 - glycine biosynthetic process [Evidence IDA] [PMID 3086094]; GO_process: GO:0006567 - threonine catabolic process [Evidence IDA] [PMID 3086094]): MAEQFASDNYAGICPEALEMMVKANAGHEIAYGDDSWTAKAVDTIKKTFEKEDSEVHFVFNGTAANSLVLSSVCRPYQAVICGEYSHIETDECSAPGFFSGGTKNLIARTPDGKLTPELIEQVVKRRDDVHSAKPKAVSIAQSTETGLVYTIDEVKAISKVCKQYGLKLHMDGARFANACAALNCTAAEITWKAGVDVLCLGGSKNGMALGEAVIFFTKIENEDFDARIKQAGQLASKMRFLTAPWIGMLTNDVWLKNARHSNQCAQYFASKLRDIPEIKIILPVEANAVFASFPPALTEQLHSLHWHFYEIIESSNRFMFAWDSTTARIDEFVADIRRILAK, from the coding sequence ATGGCAGAGCAGTTCGCGAGTGACAACTATGCCGGGATCTGTCCCGAGGCATTGGAGATGATGGTTAAGGCTAATGCTGGTCACGAGATCGCATATGGAGACGATAGTTGGACAGCCAAGGCCGTTGATACGATCAagaaaacttttgaaaagGAGGATAGCGAGGTCCATTTCGTGTTCAATGGCACAGCCGCTAACTCGCTGGTGCTGTCCAGTGTGTGTAGACCTTATCAAGCGGTCATTTGTGGAGAATATTCGCATATTGAGACCGATGAATGCAGTGCTCCAGGGTTCTTCTCAGGCGGTACTAAGAATTTGATTGCCAGAACGCCAGACGGAAAGTTGACTCCTGAACTGATTGAACAGGTCGTTAAAAGAAGAGACGACGTGCACAGCGCTAAACCAAAAGCTGTATCAATTGCTCAGTCCACTGAGACTGGTCTTGTATATACTATTGACGAGGTCAAGGCCATTTCTAAAGTGTGTAAACAATACGGACTCAAACTTCACATGGACGGAGCTCGGTTTGCTAATGCTTGTGCTGCTCTTAACTGTACAGCTGCTGAAATCACATGGAAAGCCGGTGTGGACGTTCTGTGTCTTGGAGGAAGCAAGAACGGCATGGCTCTTGGCGAAGcagtcattttcttcaccaaAATCGAAAACGAGGATTTCGATGCCCGTATTAAACAAGCCGGTCAATTGGCTTCGAAAATGCGGTTCCTGACTGCTCCCTGGATAGGTATGTTGACCAACGACGTTTGGCTGAAAAACGCCCGTCACTCGAACCAATGTGCCCAATATTTTGCATCGAAACTCCGCGACATTCccgaaatcaaaatcattcTCCCTGTCGAAGCCAATGCAGTATTCGCCTCATTCCCACCAGCTCTCACCGAACAACTGCACTCTCTCCACTGGCACTTCTACGAAATCATCGAGAGCAGCAACCGGTTCATGTTCGCATGGGACTCCACCACCGCTCGCATCGACGAGTTCGTCGCCGACATCCGCCGTATCCTCGCTAAATAG